GCTCCGAAAACTCCGGTATGGGCCAGACCCAGAGCATGCCCCATTTCGTGAAGCGCCACGGTGTAGATATCGATGGTCAGGTCGCCAGGAGCGTCGAAAGGATCATCCACCCAGAGCCAAGGAACTCCCGGAGCCGCGAACAGATCGAAATGGATGTCCCCCGCAATCGATCCACCGGGACCAAAAATGGCTTCCGTTCCCGGTTGAAAGGCGTGGGCGAGCACTCCGCTAGCGCCAATTTCCCAGGCCGCGACTCGAATATCACCGAGGTGGCCCCCAGCGGCATCCAGAGCACCGGCATCAGCGCCACCGTCCGCAACTTCACCCAGATTGGTGAGATTCGCGACCGAAGCCCACACATTGAACACGTCGTCGATAAGATCTTTGTAA
The window above is part of the Verrucomicrobiota bacterium genome. Proteins encoded here:
- a CDS encoding matrixin family metalloprotease gives rise to the protein YKDLIDDVFNVWASVANLTNLGEVADGGADAGALDAAGGHLGDIRVAAWEIGASGVLAHAFQPGTEAIFGPGGSIAGDIHFDLFAAPGVPWLWVDDPFDAPGDLTIDIYTVALHEMGHALGLAHTGVFGAVMEPVYAGARRTLSADDIAGIQAIYGVKPAVPDAGSAGAMLLMSFLFLARRRSDKK